One window from the genome of Acuticoccus sp. I52.16.1 encodes:
- a CDS encoding alpha/beta hydrolase fold domain-containing protein, whose translation MQERPSTLDAVRARIGAIPVTGTPEERRAAFARLAGPQPRPESIRLGGIEALAVGDGPTLVWFHGGGLVFGSPETHAMMAVALAATGIRVVMPRYRLAPEARWPAMLDDAAEAAVAARRACGPIVLGGVSAGGHLAITLARRQPGLAEGLALLSPNTDRTGAGPTRTAIAGDAMCDDAVDRALADIALGPEDRHDPDVSPVFADLGALPPTHVEVGGAEILLGDSLAFAQKAAIDGARVALQLTPGLFHMAALWPDASDEARAQLGRLGAFTRNTLTGAQAAARAARLEPDPA comes from the coding sequence ATGCAGGAACGGCCCAGCACCCTCGATGCGGTGCGCGCCAGGATCGGCGCCATTCCCGTCACCGGCACGCCGGAGGAGCGACGCGCGGCGTTCGCGCGGCTCGCCGGGCCGCAGCCGCGCCCGGAGTCCATTCGCCTCGGAGGGATCGAGGCGCTCGCGGTCGGCGACGGGCCGACGCTCGTCTGGTTCCACGGCGGCGGCCTCGTCTTCGGCTCGCCCGAGACCCATGCGATGATGGCCGTGGCGCTCGCCGCGACCGGCATTCGCGTAGTCATGCCGCGCTACCGCCTTGCGCCCGAAGCGCGCTGGCCGGCGATGCTGGACGATGCGGCCGAGGCCGCCGTGGCGGCGCGCCGCGCGTGCGGACCGATCGTGCTCGGCGGGGTCAGCGCCGGCGGTCATCTCGCCATCACGCTCGCACGGCGGCAGCCGGGGCTGGCCGAGGGCCTGGCGCTGCTCTCGCCCAACACCGACCGCACCGGCGCCGGCCCCACCCGCACCGCCATCGCCGGCGACGCGATGTGCGACGACGCGGTGGACCGTGCCCTGGCCGACATCGCGCTCGGCCCCGAGGACCGGCACGACCCGGACGTGTCGCCGGTCTTTGCCGATCTTGGCGCGCTGCCGCCCACGCACGTGGAGGTCGGCGGGGCGGAGATCCTGCTGGGCGACAGCCTCGCCTTCGCCCAGAAAGCGGCGATCGACGGCGCGCGCGTCGCCCTGCAACTGACGCCCGGCCTCTTCCACATGGCGGCCCTGTGGCCCGACGCCTCGGACGAGGCGCGCGCGCAGCTCGGACGTCTCGGCGCCTTTACCCGCAACACGCTGACCGGCGCTCAGGCGGCGGCGCGCGCCGCTCGCCTCGAACCCGACCCGGCATGA
- a CDS encoding mechanosensitive ion channel family protein, which yields MDQTERFLDPILTWLAVQGVNLLTALVVLVVGWWLAGRVKAWAEHYMERSDHLDPIVESFLASLVYYGLLAVLLIVALNLAGVQTASLVAVLGAASLAVGLALQGSLTSLAAGVMIIVMRPFKIGDYIEVSGQAGTVKSISLFLTELATYDNIQKLMPNSEVWGATVTNYSVYATRMLDIAASIDYDDSIDTALATLKTLAATHPEVMAEPAPAAFVDAMGESSVDLTLRVWVAADDYWPLKRELTKRAKELIEESGLSIPYPHRQIVSQKAARPAA from the coding sequence ATGGACCAGACCGAACGCTTCCTCGACCCCATCCTCACATGGCTCGCCGTCCAAGGCGTCAACTTGCTGACGGCGCTGGTCGTCCTCGTGGTCGGCTGGTGGCTGGCCGGGCGCGTCAAGGCCTGGGCCGAGCACTACATGGAGCGCTCCGACCATCTCGACCCGATCGTCGAGAGCTTCCTCGCCTCGCTGGTCTACTATGGCCTGCTGGCGGTGCTCCTGATCGTGGCGCTGAACCTCGCGGGGGTGCAGACGGCGAGCCTCGTCGCTGTGCTGGGCGCGGCGTCGCTGGCGGTGGGGCTGGCGCTGCAAGGCTCGCTCACGTCGCTGGCCGCCGGGGTGATGATCATCGTCATGCGGCCGTTCAAGATCGGCGACTACATCGAGGTGTCCGGCCAGGCGGGGACGGTGAAGTCGATCTCGTTGTTCCTGACCGAGCTTGCCACCTACGACAACATCCAGAAACTGATGCCCAACTCCGAAGTCTGGGGCGCGACGGTGACCAACTATTCCGTCTATGCGACGCGCATGCTCGATATCGCCGCCTCGATCGACTACGACGATTCCATCGACACCGCGCTGGCGACGCTGAAGACGCTGGCCGCAACGCACCCCGAGGTGATGGCCGAGCCGGCACCCGCCGCATTCGTCGACGCGATGGGCGAATCCTCGGTCGACCTCACCCTGCGCGTGTGGGTGGCGGCGGACGACTACTGGCCGCTGAAGCGCGAGTTGACCAAGCGCGCTAAGGAGCTGATCGAGGAGTCGGGCCTGTCGATCCCCTATCCGCACCGACAGATCGTGTCGCAGAAGGCGGCGCGTCCGGCGGCTTGA
- a CDS encoding PRC-barrel domain-containing protein, with amino-acid sequence MSSKKNLWLATASALVLFSAAPVMAQTNDANVTVVKSDGPAEQAGEAVDNAASATAEAAGNAAEKTAEAADNAADATAQAADNATDATAEAADDAADAATAAASEAADEAEQAADAADDAMDEATETETAEVEEGTPVEGQIFEQSADTYLASTLLDATVYNAADEEVGDVNDMIITSDGKIEGVVIGVGGFLGVGEKNVAIELSRLEMTQDEDRDTYFMADLTAEELEAAPEFMTAEDVQMQAESAAAGAGTATGTGMGTAPTN; translated from the coding sequence ATGTCTTCTAAGAAGAACCTTTGGCTCGCGACCGCGTCTGCACTGGTGCTGTTCTCGGCAGCCCCGGTCATGGCGCAGACCAATGATGCGAACGTGACCGTCGTCAAGAGCGACGGCCCGGCCGAGCAGGCTGGTGAGGCCGTGGACAACGCTGCGTCGGCGACCGCCGAGGCTGCCGGCAACGCCGCCGAGAAGACCGCCGAGGCCGCGGACAACGCCGCCGACGCGACCGCCCAGGCCGCGGACAACGCCACCGATGCGACCGCCGAGGCCGCTGACGATGCTGCCGATGCGGCCACTGCCGCGGCGAGCGAGGCTGCCGACGAGGCCGAGCAGGCCGCTGACGCCGCCGACGACGCCATGGACGAGGCGACCGAAACCGAGACCGCAGAGGTCGAGGAGGGGACACCCGTCGAAGGCCAGATCTTCGAACAGTCCGCGGACACCTACCTCGCCTCGACGCTGCTCGATGCGACCGTCTACAACGCGGCTGACGAAGAAGTCGGCGACGTGAACGACATGATCATCACGTCCGACGGCAAGATCGAGGGCGTCGTGATCGGCGTCGGTGGGTTCCTCGGCGTCGGCGAGAAGAACGTCGCCATCGAGCTCTCCCGTCTGGAGATGACCCAGGACGAGGACCGCGACACCTACTTCATGGCCGATCTGACGGCCGAGGAGCTGGAAGCCGCGCCCGAGTTCATGACTGCCGAGGATGTGCAGATGCAGGCCGAGTCCGCTGCGGCGGGTGCCGGCACCGCCACCGGCACCGGGATGGGCACCGCCCCGACCAACTAA
- a CDS encoding glutamine synthetase family protein, giving the protein MDQKSPPSVSGLEPSETRARGVADHKAAVEWLKARGIQDVECIVPDQAGVARGKLMPTEKFARSPSITMPTSIFAQTIAGDYPPEDGEFVYDPTDGDLIFDPDYSTLAIVPWASDPAAQLIHDARHKDGRPVDHAPRNVLKRVVELYERKGLRPVVAPEIEFYLVKPNTDPDYPLEPPIGRSGRPEIGRQSFSIAAVNEFDDLFDDIYDYAEAQGLEIDTLIHEEGAAQMEINLLHGDAVDLADQVFLFKRTLREAALRHKMYATFMAKPMSGEPGSAMHIHASLVDHESGKTIFSDDEGNPTKEFFYFIAGHQKYLPAVMCILAPYVNSYRRLERFSASPTNVSWGYDNRTVGLRVPHGPPAARRLENRIPSSDANPYLAVAASLACGLLGLEEGQHPDDPIDGSASSLPFGLPRDLLNAVTLFEECEPLSDIFGKSFVSTFRAIKQAEYETYMRVISPWEREYLLLNV; this is encoded by the coding sequence GTGGATCAGAAGTCCCCACCCTCCGTCTCCGGCCTCGAACCCTCCGAAACCCGCGCCCGCGGCGTCGCGGACCACAAGGCCGCGGTGGAATGGCTGAAGGCCCGCGGTATCCAGGACGTGGAGTGCATCGTTCCCGACCAGGCCGGCGTCGCCCGCGGCAAGCTGATGCCGACGGAGAAATTCGCCCGCTCCCCGTCGATCACGATGCCGACGTCGATCTTCGCGCAGACCATCGCGGGCGACTATCCGCCCGAGGACGGCGAGTTCGTCTATGATCCGACCGACGGCGATCTCATCTTCGACCCGGATTATTCCACGTTGGCGATCGTCCCGTGGGCCTCGGACCCCGCGGCCCAGCTGATCCACGACGCGCGCCACAAGGACGGCCGCCCGGTCGACCATGCGCCGCGGAACGTGCTGAAGCGCGTGGTCGAGCTCTATGAGCGCAAGGGCCTGCGCCCGGTCGTCGCACCCGAGATCGAGTTCTACCTCGTCAAGCCGAACACCGACCCGGACTACCCGCTGGAGCCGCCGATCGGGCGCTCGGGCCGGCCCGAGATCGGCCGACAGTCCTTCTCGATCGCCGCCGTCAACGAATTCGACGATCTGTTCGACGATATCTACGACTACGCCGAGGCGCAGGGCCTCGAGATCGACACCCTCATCCACGAAGAGGGCGCCGCGCAGATGGAGATCAACCTCCTCCACGGCGACGCGGTGGACCTCGCCGACCAGGTCTTCCTGTTCAAGCGCACGCTGCGCGAGGCGGCCTTGCGCCACAAGATGTACGCCACGTTCATGGCCAAGCCGATGTCCGGCGAGCCCGGCTCGGCGATGCACATCCATGCCTCGCTCGTCGATCACGAGAGCGGCAAGACGATCTTCTCCGACGACGAGGGCAACCCGACGAAGGAGTTCTTCTACTTCATCGCCGGGCACCAGAAGTACCTGCCGGCGGTGATGTGCATCCTGGCGCCCTACGTGAACTCCTACCGCCGGCTGGAGCGCTTTTCGGCCAGCCCCACCAACGTCTCCTGGGGCTACGACAACCGCACCGTCGGGCTGCGCGTCCCGCACGGCCCGCCCGCGGCGCGCCGGCTCGAGAACCGCATCCCCTCGTCGGACGCCAACCCCTACCTCGCCGTCGCCGCCTCGCTCGCCTGCGGCCTCCTGGGCCTGGAGGAGGGCCAGCACCCGGACGACCCGATCGACGGGTCGGCCTCCTCCCTCCCCTTCGGCCTGCCGCGCGATCTCCTCAACGCCGTCACCCTGTTCGAGGAGTGCGAGCCGCTGAGCGACATCTTCGGCAAGAGCTTCGTGTCGACCTTCCGCGCCATCAAACAGGCCGAGTACGAGACGTACATGCGCGTCATCAGTCCTTGGGAGCGCGAGTACCTGCTCCTCAACGTCTGA
- a CDS encoding FAD-binding oxidoreductase, translating to MSDTVYAEDASVPAPQTAPEALPERADVVVIGGGLTGLSTALHLARAGRFVALVEAGAIGDGASGRNGGQLHPGQRRDQVWLTKRLGEGIADELWELGEEAVALVHSLRAELGADCDFRPGLIDAAHTQAAFDDSRAYADHLFERYGVTPEFMDRDQLAAAIGSRRYVGGVHDSTGGHLNPLALVTALAEAAEKAGAHLFQQTTAEGFETRSGGVEVTVRRRGARAQAIRADAVVLAGNGYLSGLEPRIETRVLPLVNHIAATEPLDVSPIPGGEAVSDTRAVIRYFRVDAENRMIFGGGESYGPVAADVAAIVRPYLAEVYPQLKDVPIAAAWSGTLGITRTRCPFIRRLEPGIYAAVGYSGQGVGLATFAGKVIAEAIAGDTGRLDVFAHLPVPPYPGGTRFLGPLAVLAMTWFSLRDRLALPAIPRPGGSATPSVAPGEDPPA from the coding sequence ATGTCCGACACCGTCTACGCCGAGGACGCCAGCGTCCCCGCACCCCAGACCGCACCCGAGGCTCTGCCCGAGCGGGCCGACGTCGTCGTCATCGGCGGCGGCCTCACCGGGCTGTCGACCGCGCTCCACCTCGCCCGCGCCGGCCGCTTCGTCGCGCTGGTGGAGGCGGGCGCGATCGGCGACGGCGCGTCGGGCCGCAACGGCGGCCAGCTGCATCCGGGCCAGCGGCGCGATCAGGTCTGGCTCACCAAACGCCTCGGCGAGGGCATCGCGGACGAGTTGTGGGAGCTGGGCGAGGAGGCCGTCGCGCTGGTGCACAGCCTGCGGGCGGAACTCGGCGCCGACTGCGACTTCCGCCCCGGCCTAATCGACGCCGCCCACACCCAGGCCGCGTTCGACGACAGCCGCGCCTACGCCGACCATCTGTTCGAGCGCTACGGCGTCACCCCGGAGTTCATGGACCGCGACCAGCTGGCCGCCGCCATCGGCTCGCGCCGCTATGTCGGCGGGGTGCATGATTCCACCGGCGGCCACCTCAACCCGCTGGCGCTGGTCACCGCGCTGGCCGAGGCGGCCGAGAAGGCCGGCGCCCACCTCTTCCAACAGACCACCGCCGAAGGCTTCGAGACCCGGAGCGGCGGCGTCGAGGTCACGGTGCGGCGCCGCGGCGCCCGCGCCCAGGCCATCCGGGCCGACGCGGTGGTCCTCGCCGGCAACGGCTACCTCTCCGGCCTGGAGCCGCGGATCGAGACGCGGGTCCTGCCGCTGGTGAACCACATCGCCGCGACCGAGCCGCTCGACGTCTCGCCCATCCCCGGCGGCGAGGCAGTGTCCGACACGCGCGCCGTGATCCGCTACTTCCGCGTCGATGCCGAAAACCGCATGATCTTCGGAGGCGGTGAGAGCTACGGCCCGGTCGCGGCCGACGTCGCCGCCATCGTCCGCCCCTACCTCGCCGAGGTGTACCCGCAGCTGAAAGACGTGCCGATCGCCGCGGCCTGGTCCGGCACGCTCGGCATTACCCGCACACGCTGCCCGTTCATCCGGCGGCTGGAGCCCGGCATCTACGCGGCGGTCGGCTATTCGGGCCAGGGCGTCGGCCTCGCCACCTTCGCCGGCAAGGTCATCGCCGAGGCGATCGCCGGCGATACCGGCCGGCTCGACGTCTTCGCCCACCTGCCGGTGCCGCCCTACCCCGGCGGGACGCGCTTCCTCGGCCCCCTCGCCGTGCTGGCCATGACGTGGTTCTCCCTGCGCGACCGGCTCGCCTTGCCCGCGATCCCGCGCCCCGGCGGCAGCGCCACGCCAAGTGTCGCACCCGGCGAGGACCCGCCCGCCTGA
- a CDS encoding SDR family oxidoreductase, with protein MAQLALVTGASSGIGEALAQRIAADGVDLILVARREDRLRALAADLPVEAHVVPLDLTERGAPEALMAEVARYGRPIDILVNNAGFGHAGAFAKQPLEPELGMVDLNIRALVELTHRVLPLLIERGHGGILNVASTAAFVPGPFVSVYYASKAFVLSLSEGLSEEVRGTGVTVTALCPGPTTSEFGAVSGMEHSRLFKGVKRMSSPQVADIGWAGFKAGRRVVIPGWQNRMSSVVTKHGPHRLLLPVIRYLQS; from the coding sequence ATGGCCCAGCTCGCACTTGTGACCGGCGCATCATCCGGCATCGGAGAAGCCCTCGCGCAACGCATCGCCGCCGATGGGGTCGATCTGATCCTCGTCGCGCGGCGTGAAGACCGGCTGCGCGCACTCGCCGCCGATCTGCCCGTCGAGGCGCACGTCGTCCCGCTCGACCTCACCGAGCGCGGTGCGCCCGAGGCGTTGATGGCCGAAGTCGCGCGCTACGGCCGCCCCATCGACATCCTCGTCAACAACGCCGGTTTCGGGCACGCCGGCGCCTTCGCCAAGCAGCCGCTGGAGCCCGAGCTCGGCATGGTCGACCTCAACATCCGCGCCCTCGTCGAGCTGACGCACCGCGTGCTGCCGCTGCTGATCGAACGCGGCCACGGCGGCATCCTTAACGTCGCTTCCACGGCCGCGTTCGTGCCGGGGCCGTTCGTCTCGGTCTACTACGCCAGCAAGGCGTTCGTGCTGTCGCTGTCGGAGGGGTTGTCGGAAGAGGTCCGGGGCACCGGCGTCACCGTGACCGCCCTCTGTCCGGGGCCGACGACGTCGGAGTTCGGCGCGGTCTCGGGTATGGAGCACTCGCGCCTCTTCAAGGGCGTGAAGCGCATGTCCTCGCCGCAGGTGGCCGACATCGGCTGGGCCGGCTTCAAGGCCGGTCGCCGCGTGGTGATCCCCGGCTGGCAGAACCGCATGTCGAGCGTGGTCACCAAGCACGGCCCGCACCGGCTGCTGCTGCCGGTCATCCGCTACCTTCAGAGCTGA
- a CDS encoding DUF2726 domain-containing protein: protein MGRTLTSSPFLLPALVGLAALVLAAVLLGRRPRYVRRALLSPAEKRFYRALLEAAGPRGVVVTKVRIADLLAVRARKRVYWKAFHKIAQKHVDFVVLDPQSLEPVCAIELDDSSHERRDRKARDRFVDGALAGAGLPLYRFPVRRQYDRAEIARVIGSRTARAPKVSSEGSG, encoded by the coding sequence GTGGGACGGACCCTGACCTCTTCTCCCTTCCTCCTCCCCGCGCTAGTCGGGCTCGCGGCGCTGGTGCTGGCGGCAGTGCTGCTGGGCCGGCGGCCGCGCTATGTCCGGCGGGCCCTGCTCAGCCCGGCCGAGAAGCGCTTCTACCGGGCGCTGCTGGAGGCTGCGGGACCGCGCGGCGTCGTCGTCACCAAGGTGCGGATCGCCGATCTCTTGGCGGTGCGGGCGCGCAAGCGGGTATATTGGAAGGCGTTTCACAAGATTGCGCAGAAGCACGTGGATTTCGTCGTCCTCGACCCGCAGTCGCTGGAGCCGGTCTGCGCCATCGAGCTGGACGATTCCAGCCACGAGCGGCGCGATCGAAAGGCGCGCGACCGGTTCGTCGACGGTGCGCTCGCGGGGGCGGGTCTGCCGCTCTACCGCTTCCCCGTGCGCCGGCAGTACGACCGGGCCGAGATCGCCCGCGTGATCGGCTCGCGGACGGCGCGGGCGCCGAAGGTCAGCTCTGAAGGTAGCGGATGA
- the yjfF gene encoding galactofuranose ABC transporter, permease protein YjfF, whose translation MNPRLYPLAATVAIFLAAWVVCTMQFPFMLSTRVVGNLLTDNAYLGIVAVGMTIVILSGGIDLSVGSVIAFSGVFIAVVLRDTGAHPLMVFAMLLVLTTAFGAFMGWLIHALAMPPFIVTLAGMFLARGAAYMLTIDSVPIEHAFYDWLDDVYWLMPGKGRLRLIGVVMLVVVAVGMVIAHRTRFGAGVFALGGGEATARLMGVKVGPTTVGIYAFSGFMAGLSGIVFSIYTGSGYPLATVGTELTAIAAVVIGGTLLTGGAGFVFGTLIGVLTMGTIQTYIVFDGTLSSWWTKIVIGLLLLGFILLQKLLLRLSSTGLALRA comes from the coding sequence ATGAACCCGCGTCTCTATCCGCTGGCCGCCACCGTCGCGATCTTCCTCGCCGCGTGGGTGGTCTGCACGATGCAGTTCCCGTTCATGCTGTCGACCCGCGTCGTGGGCAACCTTCTGACGGACAACGCCTATCTCGGCATCGTCGCGGTGGGGATGACCATCGTCATCCTGTCGGGCGGGATCGACCTGTCGGTCGGCTCGGTGATCGCCTTCTCGGGCGTCTTCATCGCCGTGGTCCTGCGGGACACGGGCGCCCATCCGCTGATGGTGTTCGCCATGCTGCTGGTGCTCACCACCGCGTTCGGCGCCTTCATGGGGTGGCTGATCCATGCGTTGGCGATGCCGCCCTTCATCGTCACCTTGGCGGGGATGTTCCTCGCTCGCGGTGCGGCCTACATGCTGACGATCGACTCGGTCCCCATCGAGCACGCCTTCTACGACTGGCTGGACGACGTCTACTGGCTGATGCCCGGCAAGGGGCGGCTGCGCCTCATCGGCGTCGTCATGCTGGTCGTGGTGGCCGTCGGCATGGTGATCGCGCACCGCACGCGCTTCGGCGCCGGCGTCTTCGCGCTCGGCGGCGGCGAGGCGACGGCGCGGCTGATGGGCGTGAAGGTGGGACCGACGACGGTGGGCATCTACGCCTTCTCCGGCTTCATGGCCGGCCTGTCGGGCATCGTCTTCTCGATCTACACCGGCTCGGGCTATCCGCTCGCCACCGTCGGCACGGAGCTGACCGCCATCGCCGCCGTCGTCATCGGCGGTACGCTGCTGACGGGCGGGGCGGGCTTCGTCTTCGGCACGTTGATCGGCGTTCTGACGATGGGCACGATCCAGACCTACATCGTCTTCGACGGCACGCTGTCGAGCTGGTGGACGAAGATCGTCATCGGTCTCCTGCTGCTGGGGTTCATCCTCCTGCAGAAGCTCCTCTTGCGGCTGTCGTCGACCGGGCTGGCGCTGCGGGCGTGA
- a CDS encoding ABC transporter permease, with protein MTTFRRVLPQLLTLAVLMGLVTLVFPDFLRVTMSDGRFVGPIIDILKRGAPVALLAIGMTLVIATRGIDLSVGTVMAITGAVAAWAITSGLGLAGALGLALLAGAAAGLWNGCLVAVFGIQPIVATLILMTSGRGIAQLITEGRILTFSHDGLAFLGSGAVLGLPVPTWLWLATGVGVALLMRCTALGLLIEATGVNRAASSLAGVNATVLLIAVYVASGLCAALAGIVATADIRGADANNAGLWLELDAILAVVVGGNSLLGGRFSVAAALIGALIIQTVDTGILLAGFPSEYNLVIKAGLVLAILVLQSPNLVHHWHFMRGAARRRREAPPAPAEEPLR; from the coding sequence ATGACGACCTTTCGCCGCGTCCTGCCGCAGCTTCTCACGCTCGCCGTGCTGATGGGGCTGGTGACGCTCGTCTTCCCGGATTTCCTGCGCGTGACGATGTCCGACGGGCGCTTCGTCGGCCCGATCATCGACATCCTGAAGCGCGGCGCCCCCGTGGCGCTCCTGGCGATCGGCATGACGCTGGTCATCGCGACGCGCGGGATCGACCTCTCGGTCGGCACCGTCATGGCCATCACCGGGGCGGTGGCGGCATGGGCGATCACCTCCGGCCTCGGTCTCGCCGGTGCGTTGGGGCTGGCGCTGCTGGCGGGTGCCGCGGCGGGGCTGTGGAACGGTTGCCTCGTCGCCGTCTTCGGTATCCAGCCGATCGTCGCGACGCTGATCCTGATGACCTCCGGCCGCGGCATCGCCCAACTCATCACCGAGGGGCGCATCCTCACCTTCTCGCACGACGGTCTGGCCTTCCTCGGCTCCGGCGCCGTCCTCGGGTTGCCGGTGCCGACATGGCTGTGGCTCGCGACCGGCGTCGGCGTCGCGCTCCTCATGCGCTGCACCGCGCTCGGCCTGCTGATCGAGGCGACCGGGGTGAACCGGGCCGCCAGCAGCCTCGCCGGGGTGAACGCCACCGTGCTGCTGATCGCGGTCTACGTCGCCTCGGGGTTGTGCGCGGCGCTCGCCGGCATCGTCGCCACGGCCGACATCCGCGGCGCGGACGCCAACAACGCCGGCCTCTGGCTGGAGCTGGACGCGATCCTCGCGGTGGTGGTGGGCGGGAACTCGCTGCTGGGCGGGCGCTTCTCCGTCGCCGCCGCGCTCATCGGCGCGCTGATCATCCAGACGGTGGACACCGGGATCCTGCTGGCCGGCTTCCCCTCCGAATACAACCTCGTGATCAAGGCGGGGCTCGTGCTCGCGATCCTCGTGTTGCAGAGCCCCAATCTGGTGCATCACTGGCACTTCATGCGCGGCGCCGCGCGTCGCCGCCGCGAGGCACCGCCCGCCCCGGCCGAGGAGCCGCTGCGATGA
- a CDS encoding sugar ABC transporter ATP-binding protein → MLLTLRSLTKTFPGTVALDAVDFDLAAGEIHALLGENGAGKSTLIKCLTGAYRRDDGTITLDGEAISPRSTSEAQDLGIGTVYQEVNLLPNLTVAQNLTFGREPLRFGMVNGRAQRRLAEAMLDGYGLDIDVTRDLAAYSVAIRQIVAIARAVALSGKVLILDEPTASLDAREVEMLFAVVRRLRDRGLGIIFVSHFLDQVFALTDRVTVLRNGRKVTTEATADLDRVRLIEHMLGRALEEELTDHAKAHDGTATRPELLRFENYGRRGHIEPFDLTVGRGEVLGLAGLLGSGRTESAELMFGVAHAQSGTARDTAGPLDLSSPRAAIAAGFGFAPEERKADGIVADLSVRENIALALQARRGWARPIPRAEQLKLAQDYIRRLDIRTSGPEQPIGDLSGGNQQKVVLARWLAMNPRFLILDEPTRGIDVGAHAEIVRLIGEVTASGMSILVISSELDELIAVSDRIIVVRDRRHVAELTGAEIASDAIVRAIAAPDAAPDATEDAA, encoded by the coding sequence ATGCTCCTGACCCTGCGTTCGCTGACCAAGACCTTCCCCGGCACCGTCGCGCTGGACGCGGTCGACTTCGACCTCGCGGCCGGCGAGATCCACGCGCTGCTGGGAGAGAACGGGGCCGGCAAGTCGACCCTCATCAAGTGCCTGACCGGCGCGTATCGGCGCGACGACGGCACCATCACGCTGGACGGCGAGGCGATCTCGCCGCGCTCGACCTCCGAGGCGCAGGACCTCGGCATCGGCACCGTCTACCAGGAGGTGAACCTCCTGCCCAATCTGACCGTGGCGCAGAACCTCACCTTCGGGCGCGAGCCGCTGCGGTTCGGCATGGTGAACGGCCGCGCCCAGCGCCGCCTCGCCGAGGCGATGCTGGACGGCTACGGCCTCGACATCGACGTGACACGCGACCTCGCGGCCTACTCGGTGGCGATCCGGCAGATCGTCGCCATCGCCCGCGCGGTGGCGCTGTCGGGCAAGGTGCTGATCCTCGACGAGCCGACCGCCAGCCTGGACGCGCGCGAGGTGGAGATGCTGTTCGCCGTGGTGCGCCGGCTGCGCGACCGCGGGCTCGGCATCATCTTCGTCTCCCACTTCCTCGACCAGGTGTTCGCGCTGACCGACCGCGTCACCGTCCTGCGCAACGGCCGCAAGGTGACGACCGAGGCGACCGCAGACCTCGACCGCGTGCGCCTCATCGAGCACATGCTCGGCCGCGCCCTCGAGGAAGAGCTGACCGACCACGCCAAGGCACACGACGGCACCGCGACACGCCCCGAGCTGTTGCGGTTCGAGAACTACGGCCGGCGCGGGCATATCGAGCCGTTCGACCTCACGGTGGGCCGTGGCGAGGTGCTGGGCCTCGCAGGCCTTCTCGGCTCGGGCCGGACCGAGAGCGCGGAGCTGATGTTCGGCGTCGCGCATGCGCAGTCCGGCACGGCGCGGGACACCGCGGGGCCGCTCGACCTCTCCTCGCCGCGCGCCGCGATCGCCGCCGGGTTCGGCTTCGCGCCGGAGGAGCGCAAGGCCGACGGCATCGTCGCCGATCTTTCGGTGCGCGAGAATATCGCCTTGGCGCTCCAGGCCCGGCGCGGCTGGGCCCGTCCGATCCCGCGCGCGGAGCAGCTGAAGCTCGCGCAGGACTACATCCGCCGGCTCGATATCCGCACTTCCGGCCCGGAGCAGCCGATCGGCGACCTCTCGGGCGGCAATCAGCAGAAGGTGGTGCTCGCCCGCTGGCTCGCCATGAACCCGCGCTTCCTCATCCTCGACGAGCCGACCCGCGGCATCGACGTCGGCGCCCACGCCGAGATCGTCCGCCTGATCGGCGAGGTGACGGCGTCGGGCATGTCGATCCTCGTCATCTCCTCCGAGCTGGACGAGCTGATCGCCGTGTCGGATCGGATCATTGTCGTGCGTGATCGCCGGCACGTCGCCGAGCTGACGGGCGCCGAGATCGCTTCCGACGCCATCGTGCGCGCCATCGCGGCTCCGGACGCCGCCCCTGACGCTACCGAGGACGCCGCATGA